Proteins from a single region of Bacteroidales bacterium:
- the mutS gene encoding DNA mismatch repair protein MutS → MATPKNIVETPLMKQYYSVKASHPDAVLLFRVGDFYETFGEDAIRTAGILGITLTKRANGAASSVELAGFPYHALDNYLPKLVRAGQRVAICEQLEDPKLTKKIVKRGITELVTPGVTYHENVLDNRENNFLASIYLGRQINGIAFLDISTGEFLASQGDQSFIDKLLTSFKPKEVLVQRSHRDQFQEIFGDSYFTFLLEEWVYTEENARDKLQQQFGTQTLKGFGIQEMSHGIIASGAILQYLDLTQHNRTGHISGLSRIEQDHYVWLDRFTIRNLEIFQSLYEGAPTLLDVMDRTVTPMGSRLMKRWISLPLKDVLLIRERHNLVEYISQEEEFRDFLSRQINQVGDLERIISRVAVGRVSPRELIQLKIALEAIAPLKERCKKSEELSLQQLASQLDPCAEVKDRIEKEIEAEPPAQVHKGGVIAAGVSDELDELREIMFAGKDYLVGMQQREMERTGISSLKIGYNNVFGYYIEVRNTHKDKVPEEWIRKQTLVSAERYITEELKAYEEKILGAEEKSLALEASLYQKLLTDISGWVKPIQLNASLVARLDCLLSFAVTALENGYCRPEVNDSTCIEITEGRHPVIEKQLPVDETYVSNSVRLDEKDQQIMILTGPNMSGKSAFLRQTALITLMAQVGSFVPAESASIGWVDKIFTRVGASDNISLGESTFMVEMLEAASILNNLSERSLVILDEIGRGTSTYDGISIAWAMVEYIHELPGGKAKTLFATHYHELNEMAASFSRVRNYNVSIKELDDRVLFLRKLVPGGSEHSFGIHVARMAGMPRSVVKRANEILAELEKTGGEKNLSKPVAELAGGREGLQMSFFQLDDPVLKQIRDQIADLDINNLTPVEALNKLNEIKKLSGL, encoded by the coding sequence ATGGCCACTCCGAAAAATATCGTTGAAACGCCTCTGATGAAGCAGTATTACTCCGTTAAGGCGAGTCACCCGGATGCAGTATTGCTCTTCCGGGTTGGAGATTTCTATGAGACATTTGGAGAAGATGCCATCCGAACCGCCGGAATCCTTGGCATTACACTTACAAAACGGGCCAACGGAGCAGCCTCCTCTGTGGAGCTGGCAGGATTTCCATACCATGCGCTTGACAACTACCTGCCTAAGCTGGTTCGGGCTGGGCAAAGGGTGGCCATTTGTGAACAGCTGGAGGATCCCAAACTCACAAAGAAAATTGTAAAAAGAGGGATTACCGAACTGGTTACACCGGGTGTTACCTACCATGAAAATGTGCTGGATAACCGGGAGAATAATTTTTTGGCCAGTATTTATCTGGGCCGGCAGATCAACGGCATCGCTTTTCTGGATATTTCAACGGGTGAGTTTCTGGCCTCTCAGGGCGATCAGAGCTTTATAGATAAACTGCTGACCAGCTTTAAGCCCAAAGAGGTCCTGGTACAGCGAAGCCATCGCGATCAGTTCCAGGAGATATTCGGGGATAGTTATTTCACTTTTTTGCTGGAGGAGTGGGTCTATACAGAAGAGAATGCCAGAGACAAGCTGCAGCAACAGTTTGGCACTCAGACCCTGAAGGGCTTCGGAATTCAGGAGATGAGTCATGGAATCATAGCCAGCGGAGCCATTCTTCAATACCTTGATCTGACTCAGCATAACCGCACGGGGCATATTTCCGGTCTGTCTCGCATAGAACAGGATCATTATGTCTGGCTGGACCGCTTTACCATCCGGAACCTGGAGATATTCCAATCCCTGTATGAAGGAGCTCCTACCCTGCTGGATGTGATGGACCGGACAGTCACTCCCATGGGATCCCGTTTGATGAAGCGATGGATTTCGCTTCCGCTGAAAGATGTACTGCTGATCCGTGAACGGCACAACCTGGTGGAGTACATCAGCCAGGAAGAAGAATTCAGGGACTTTTTGTCCCGGCAGATCAATCAGGTGGGTGATTTGGAAAGAATTATCTCCAGGGTGGCTGTAGGCAGGGTTAGCCCCAGAGAACTTATTCAGCTGAAGATCGCACTGGAAGCCATTGCTCCGCTGAAGGAACGATGCAAAAAATCGGAAGAGTTATCCCTGCAACAGCTGGCCTCTCAGCTGGACCCCTGTGCAGAGGTGAAGGATCGTATCGAAAAGGAAATAGAAGCAGAACCCCCGGCTCAGGTCCACAAAGGAGGCGTTATAGCAGCCGGAGTATCAGACGAACTGGATGAACTCAGGGAGATCATGTTTGCAGGGAAGGATTATCTGGTAGGCATGCAGCAGAGGGAGATGGAGCGGACCGGTATTTCGAGCCTCAAGATCGGATATAACAATGTATTTGGATACTACATTGAAGTCCGCAATACACACAAGGATAAGGTCCCTGAAGAATGGATCAGGAAGCAAACGCTTGTTAGCGCCGAACGCTATATCACTGAGGAGTTGAAGGCCTATGAGGAGAAAATCCTGGGGGCCGAAGAAAAGAGCCTGGCGCTGGAAGCAAGTCTGTATCAAAAACTGCTTACAGATATTTCCGGATGGGTGAAGCCTATCCAATTAAATGCTTCCCTGGTGGCGCGGCTCGATTGTCTTCTCTCCTTTGCTGTGACGGCCCTGGAAAACGGATACTGCCGGCCCGAAGTGAATGATTCTACCTGCATTGAGATCACCGAAGGGCGCCACCCGGTCATTGAAAAGCAGCTACCGGTGGATGAGACCTATGTCTCCAACAGTGTCAGACTGGATGAAAAAGACCAGCAAATCATGATTCTTACCGGTCCCAATATGTCAGGTAAATCGGCTTTTCTAAGACAAACCGCACTGATTACCCTGATGGCTCAGGTGGGAAGTTTTGTTCCGGCCGAGTCGGCCAGTATTGGCTGGGTGGATAAGATTTTTACCAGAGTGGGGGCCTCGGACAATATCTCTCTGGGAGAATCCACCTTTATGGTTGAAATGCTGGAGGCTGCGAGCATATTAAATAATCTTTCGGAGCGCAGCCTGGTCATTCTGGATGAGATAGGCCGCGGAACAAGTACCTACGACGGTATTTCCATTGCCTGGGCTATGGTGGAGTATATCCACGAGCTTCCGGGAGGGAAAGCAAAAACACTATTTGCCACACACTACCATGAATTGAATGAAATGGCGGCCTCTTTCTCCAGGGTCCGCAATTATAATGTTTCCATCAAAGAGCTGGACGACCGGGTCCTATTTCTGAGGAAACTGGTTCCGGGAGGCAGCGAACACAGCTTTGGGATTCATGTGGCCCGGATGGCAGGAATGCCCAGAAGTGTGGTTAAGAGGGCCAATGAGATTCTTGCAGAGCTGGAAAAGACCGGAGGAGAAAAGAATTTAAGTAAGCCCGTGGCCGAGCTGGCCGGAGGCAGAGAGGGCTTGCAGATGAGCTTCTTCCAGCTGGACGATCCAGTATTAAAGCAGATACGCGACCAGATAGCCGATCTGGATATCAATAACCTCACTCCGGTGGAGGCGCTCAATAAATTGAACGAGATAAAGAAGCTATCTGGATTATAA
- a CDS encoding dicarboxylate/amino acid:cation symporter — MSPGKHTLTYLIFAGFFLGILFGWLIGEPIIPVAEPMQELFLRLLKMAILPLVITSIISAVIQVGSGKGLGKISLRTFIYYISTSVLAILTGQLLVNIFRPGKGAEIGLMEQPEGIGVVDQGFGEMLLNLIPENPFAAMANGDVLPVIFFSLLFGFFVTRLKKDQKHLMGGFFKAAFEAMMKLTSFVIWTAPIGVFGIIAGIVAKTGFEAFASLGKFFLVVMAGLAIHFFITLPLILKYLGKCSPVKHYRGMLPALITAFSTCSTIVTLPLTMKAVTETSGASEKAAGFVLPIGATINMDGTALYECVATIFIAQVYGFDLGLAQQGIVVLTAVLASIGAASIPMSGLVMLTIILQAVGLPLEGVAMILAVDRILDMFRTTVNVFSDSVGTVVISRLEGDS; from the coding sequence ATGAGTCCGGGAAAACACACGCTTACCTATCTTATTTTTGCCGGTTTCTTTCTGGGAATCCTTTTTGGCTGGCTCATCGGGGAACCCATTATACCGGTGGCTGAACCCATGCAGGAACTGTTCCTGAGGCTTCTCAAAATGGCCATCCTGCCGCTGGTAATCACCTCCATCATCAGTGCGGTGATCCAGGTTGGAAGTGGTAAAGGGTTGGGAAAGATCAGTTTGAGAACATTCATTTACTACATTAGTACAAGTGTTTTAGCCATTCTCACCGGACAATTACTGGTGAATATTTTCCGGCCTGGGAAAGGCGCCGAAATTGGCCTGATGGAACAGCCTGAAGGGATTGGAGTGGTGGACCAGGGCTTTGGGGAGATGCTGCTTAACCTGATTCCGGAAAATCCCTTTGCTGCCATGGCCAACGGCGATGTACTCCCTGTGATCTTTTTTTCTCTTCTCTTCGGTTTTTTTGTCACACGCCTGAAAAAAGACCAAAAGCACTTGATGGGCGGATTTTTCAAGGCTGCCTTCGAAGCCATGATGAAGTTGACCTCCTTTGTGATCTGGACCGCCCCCATCGGTGTGTTTGGAATTATTGCCGGTATCGTGGCCAAAACCGGTTTTGAAGCTTTTGCCTCCCTGGGAAAGTTCTTCCTGGTTGTTATGGCGGGCCTGGCCATTCATTTTTTTATCACCCTCCCCCTGATCCTGAAATACCTGGGGAAGTGCAGTCCGGTTAAACACTACCGGGGCATGCTTCCCGCTTTGATAACTGCTTTTTCCACCTGTTCAACCATCGTGACTCTCCCCTTAACCATGAAAGCGGTCACTGAAACATCGGGAGCCTCGGAAAAAGCAGCTGGCTTTGTGCTTCCCATCGGGGCCACCATCAATATGGATGGAACGGCCCTTTATGAATGTGTGGCCACCATTTTCATTGCCCAGGTATATGGATTTGATCTGGGACTGGCTCAACAGGGCATTGTGGTGCTCACCGCGGTCCTGGCCTCCATAGGTGCGGCCAGCATCCCCATGAGCGGACTGGTCATGCTGACCATCATCCTCCAGGCTGTGGGGCTTCCTCTGGAAGGAGTGGCCATGATCCTGGCGGTAGACCGGATCCTGGATATGTTCCGGACCACCGTAAATGTGTTTTCAGACAGTGTGGGGACCGTGGTTATCAGCCGGCTGGAAGGCGACTCATAA
- a CDS encoding outer membrane beta-barrel protein produces MKRMNLLVLGMLVSSQILMAGGLVTNVNQSAAWVRMLARNATLGVDAVYFNPAGLAQLNNGLHLSVSNQTIFQTRTISSDYPYLAGSPATYEADLMAPIFPSIYAAFKVNKWTFSGGFNIIGGGGSADFPTGLPSFEIPVASLVPMLQGALAPIDQGILDAIGTDPGFRSITGYNLDASFNGTSAYMGYQLGATYAVNDMLSVFLGARMVMASNSYEGSLSRITIDAPVAYGGTMPAGDYLRIVALTPGLDPTTVGLLNGTAAALDIQTADKELNATQKGTGFTPIIGVNLHLSDMLNVAVKYEHHTKIELTNDTEADDVGMFPDGEKVRADLPGMLSLGAELKPINKLTASVGFNYFLDKPAYYGKTDEAGEQINNELSIDQNGYTFSAGLEYKLLGILGVSAGYYTGNNGVNASYQSDLSYALKSQTVGGGVFVDVGEKITINAGVSLTMYDDYSKSQSYQPTGFPQAVPFADVYGKNTMIVAVGVDISL; encoded by the coding sequence ATGAAAAGAATGAATTTATTGGTGCTTGGTATGCTGGTATCTTCCCAGATTTTGATGGCGGGTGGACTGGTAACCAATGTGAACCAGAGTGCAGCGTGGGTACGGATGCTAGCCAGGAATGCCACCCTGGGAGTGGATGCCGTTTACTTTAATCCCGCAGGCCTCGCCCAGCTGAATAACGGACTCCATCTGTCCGTTTCCAATCAGACCATTTTTCAGACCAGAACCATCTCCAGTGATTACCCCTATTTAGCTGGTTCTCCGGCAACTTACGAGGCGGATTTGATGGCCCCCATCTTCCCCAGTATATATGCGGCTTTTAAAGTGAATAAGTGGACTTTCTCCGGAGGGTTCAATATTATTGGAGGAGGCGGAAGCGCCGATTTTCCCACCGGACTTCCTTCTTTCGAAATTCCCGTGGCCTCCCTGGTACCGATGCTGCAGGGCGCACTAGCTCCCATAGATCAGGGAATCCTTGATGCGATTGGTACAGATCCGGGATTTCGCAGTATCACCGGTTATAACCTGGATGCTTCCTTTAATGGAACCTCTGCGTACATGGGTTACCAGCTGGGTGCTACCTATGCGGTGAATGATATGTTATCAGTCTTTCTTGGAGCCAGGATGGTTATGGCCAGCAACAGTTACGAAGGTTCGCTGAGCAGGATTACCATTGATGCCCCTGTTGCCTACGGCGGGACCATGCCTGCCGGTGATTATCTGAGGATTGTAGCCCTGACTCCCGGACTGGATCCTACTACCGTTGGTCTTCTGAACGGAACCGCTGCTGCCCTCGATATCCAGACGGCCGATAAAGAGCTGAATGCGACACAAAAAGGAACTGGCTTTACCCCGATTATCGGAGTGAACCTGCATCTTTCAGATATGCTTAATGTGGCGGTCAAGTATGAACATCATACCAAGATCGAACTGACCAATGATACCGAGGCGGATGATGTGGGCATGTTCCCCGATGGAGAGAAGGTCCGCGCCGATCTTCCCGGCATGCTCTCCCTGGGTGCGGAACTGAAGCCCATTAATAAACTTACGGCCAGTGTGGGATTCAACTATTTCCTGGATAAGCCGGCTTATTACGGAAAAACCGATGAAGCCGGGGAGCAGATCAATAACGAACTGTCCATTGATCAGAATGGGTATACCTTTTCCGCAGGCCTGGAGTATAAGCTGCTGGGTATTCTTGGTGTGAGCGCCGGGTATTATACTGGGAACAATGGAGTCAATGCCAGTTACCAGTCGGATCTCAGCTATGCATTAAAGAGCCAGACCGTGGGTGGCGGAGTGTTCGTGGATGTGGGCGAAAAGATCACCATCAATGCCGGGGTCAGCCTTACCATGTACGACGACTACAGCAAGTCGCAGTCCTATCAGCCTACCGGTTTTCCCCAGGCCGTGCCTTTTGCAGATGTCTATGGAAAGAACACCATGATTGTTGCCGTTGGGGTGGATATAAGTTTATAG
- a CDS encoding class I SAM-dependent methyltransferase: MKPLWDKRYSDPEYVYGKEPNGFFAAQLEHSDLGTLLLPGEGEGRNAVYAALKGWKVDAFDQSPSGYEKAIGLASEKKVRINYQVSLLEDFTFKPDYYDLAGLIFFHVEGPMREYLHQKIFESLKPGGSLILEAFHKEQANRDTGGPKSLEMLFDKETLLSDFAAFETRFLEKKEILLDEGPFHQGEASVIRYIGKKPH, from the coding sequence ATGAAACCTTTATGGGATAAAAGATACAGTGACCCGGAGTATGTTTACGGCAAAGAACCCAATGGTTTCTTTGCCGCTCAGCTGGAGCATTCCGATTTGGGTACTCTTCTTCTTCCGGGAGAGGGAGAGGGCAGAAATGCTGTTTATGCGGCCCTTAAAGGGTGGAAGGTGGATGCCTTTGATCAAAGTCCGTCAGGATATGAAAAAGCAATCGGTCTGGCGTCGGAAAAGAAAGTCCGGATAAACTACCAGGTGAGTCTATTGGAGGACTTTACCTTTAAACCGGACTATTATGATTTGGCCGGACTGATCTTCTTCCATGTGGAAGGCCCCATGAGAGAATATCTGCATCAGAAAATATTTGAATCCCTGAAACCAGGAGGATCCCTGATACTGGAAGCCTTTCATAAAGAGCAGGCAAACAGGGACACCGGAGGTCCCAAATCCCTGGAAATGCTATTTGATAAGGAGACCCTTTTATCGGATTTTGCCGCATTTGAAACCAGGTTTCTTGAGAAGAAAGAGATCCTGCTGGATGAAGGACCCTTCCACCAGGGAGAAGCCTCGGTCATCCGCTATATTGGGAAAAAACCTCATTAG
- a CDS encoding FAD-binding oxidoreductase, with amino-acid sequence MSTSFNHSLSQVNILSSEELSPGLFLISFKRSFNFRAGQVIGITLREDDACRLYSICSGEKEEEIRILYKVVDEGYLTPQLSDLMAGDSIWITPPGGEFTGTPEPAVWIASGTGIAPFYAMLRSALGQNKILIHGNRYLEQFHFYGEFREVLGENCIRCCTAETNRDVYHGRVTAYLEEQAELDPALKYYLCGSADMVVEVRDLLISKGVPFRHIISEIYF; translated from the coding sequence ATGTCAACCAGTTTTAATCATTCATTAAGCCAGGTAAATATCCTCTCCTCGGAAGAACTCTCTCCGGGCCTGTTCCTGATAAGCTTTAAACGTAGCTTCAACTTTAGAGCCGGACAGGTCATCGGAATTACCCTGCGCGAGGATGATGCCTGTCGTCTTTACAGCATCTGCAGCGGGGAAAAGGAAGAGGAGATCCGGATTCTGTACAAAGTGGTGGATGAGGGCTATCTGACTCCTCAACTTTCCGATCTGATGGCCGGGGATTCCATCTGGATCACTCCTCCGGGGGGAGAATTTACCGGAACACCGGAACCTGCTGTCTGGATTGCCTCTGGAACCGGAATCGCTCCCTTTTACGCCATGCTGCGATCCGCTCTGGGGCAAAACAAAATCCTGATCCATGGGAACCGTTACCTGGAGCAGTTCCATTTTTACGGAGAATTCCGGGAGGTCCTGGGCGAAAATTGCATCAGGTGCTGCACGGCTGAAACGAACCGGGATGTTTACCACGGAAGGGTAACAGCCTATCTGGAAGAGCAAGCGGAACTGGATCCCGCCTTAAAGTATTACCTTTGTGGAAGTGCCGATATGGTGGTTGAGGTCAGGGACCTTCTGATCAGCAAAGGGGTTCCTTTTCGTCATATTATCTCTGAAATCTATTTCTGA
- the rlmN gene encoding 23S rRNA (adenine(2503)-C(2))-methyltransferase RlmN translates to MREVLFGKTLEELKEVSQNLGLPSFTAKQLVEWLYKKDVSAFRDMTNLSKKARVLLDEKYLTGLMPPVDVQESADGTRKYLFPAVGGKFIETAYIPEIRRKTVCISSQVGCKMGCLFCMTGKQGFQGNLSSGEILNQYRSIPEWREITNLVYMGMGEPLDNLEEVLKSLEVLTADWGFALSPRRITVSTIGITPAMVEFLKRSETHLALSLHTPFENERRKLMPVQQVYPLKEVLKEIKSWDFGRQRRVSFEYILFKNFNDSAAHVNELSRILHGIRCRINLIRFHPIPGTPLESPDEQSIHAFMEKLKSKGINTTIRASRGQDIWAACGLLSTKKLADK, encoded by the coding sequence ATGCGCGAAGTACTGTTCGGTAAGACCCTGGAAGAGTTAAAAGAAGTAAGTCAAAACCTGGGACTCCCTTCTTTCACTGCTAAACAACTTGTCGAATGGCTCTATAAGAAAGATGTCTCTGCCTTTCGGGATATGACCAATCTATCCAAGAAGGCCCGGGTTCTGCTGGATGAAAAGTACCTTACGGGGCTTATGCCCCCCGTGGATGTACAGGAGTCGGCCGATGGCACCAGGAAATATCTATTTCCTGCCGTCGGGGGAAAGTTTATCGAAACAGCCTATATTCCCGAAATACGGCGAAAGACAGTATGTATATCATCGCAGGTGGGTTGCAAAATGGGCTGCCTGTTCTGTATGACCGGGAAACAGGGTTTCCAGGGAAATCTGAGTTCAGGCGAGATTCTCAACCAGTACAGAAGTATTCCGGAATGGAGGGAGATCACCAACCTGGTATACATGGGAATGGGCGAACCCCTGGATAACCTGGAGGAGGTTCTGAAAAGCCTGGAGGTGCTCACTGCGGACTGGGGTTTTGCTCTGAGTCCACGAAGAATCACTGTATCCACCATTGGGATCACCCCTGCCATGGTCGAATTCCTTAAGCGGAGCGAAACACATCTGGCGCTAAGCCTGCACACTCCCTTTGAAAATGAACGGCGGAAACTGATGCCCGTTCAGCAGGTCTATCCCCTGAAAGAGGTTTTAAAGGAGATCAAATCCTGGGATTTTGGCCGGCAACGCAGGGTCTCCTTTGAATACATCCTGTTTAAAAATTTCAACGATTCAGCGGCGCATGTGAACGAACTCTCACGAATCCTTCATGGCATCCGGTGCCGGATCAACCTGATCCGCTTCCATCCCATCCCCGGCACCCCCCTTGAATCGCCAGACGAGCAAAGCATTCATGCATTTATGGAGAAACTGAAATCCAAAGGCATAAACACAACCATCAGGGCCAGCCGGGGGCAGGATATCTGGGCGGCCTGTGGTCTTCTTTCCACCAAAAAGCTGGCTGATAAATAG
- a CDS encoding phosphoribosyltransferase family protein codes for MTWINDLVLLFFPSNCLVCGKRLHGPGEILCFTCETELPRTGFEKDQKNPVSQIFWGRVPVIYGTSLLRFEKGSSCQSLLHDLKYRGNRKAGLYLGRLLGQALLCSSYSNSDLIIPVPLHPRKFRERGYNQSEIIARGLTEITGIPLAAGIIKRKDYSSSQTVMNRQERFENISEAFMLCDPSPDLNDKKILMIDDVVTTGATLEACCQVLSRHFKCRICIATVFCA; via the coding sequence ATGACCTGGATAAATGATCTGGTGTTGCTGTTCTTTCCATCAAACTGCCTGGTTTGCGGGAAACGGCTTCACGGCCCGGGAGAAATACTGTGCTTTACCTGCGAAACTGAATTGCCAAGAACCGGATTTGAGAAAGATCAGAAGAATCCGGTCTCTCAGATTTTCTGGGGAAGGGTCCCGGTGATCTACGGAACCTCCCTGCTCCGATTTGAAAAAGGATCCTCCTGCCAGTCTCTGCTTCACGATCTTAAATACCGGGGAAACCGGAAGGCGGGACTCTACCTGGGGCGACTGCTTGGACAGGCTCTTTTGTGTTCCTCCTACTCGAATAGTGACCTGATCATTCCTGTACCCCTACATCCCAGAAAATTCAGGGAGCGCGGATATAACCAAAGCGAAATCATTGCCCGGGGGCTTACTGAAATAACCGGGATACCCCTGGCTGCAGGAATAATCAAACGTAAAGACTACAGCTCCTCGCAGACTGTCATGAACCGGCAGGAGCGCTTTGAGAATATATCTGAAGCCTTCATGCTTTGCGACCCTTCTCCTGATCTAAATGATAAAAAGATATTGATGATTGATGATGTGGTTACCACCGGGGCAACCCTGGAAGCATGTTGCCAGGTATTGAGCAGACATTTCAAATGCCGGATCTGCATTGCCACCGTATTTTGTGCATAG
- a CDS encoding outer membrane beta-barrel protein: protein MARTGSRHMGKILLFCVIFLLPDSARAQKLNLGVFGGLTASQVHGDFYKGFNKLGICAGLFMNRLIEYEIYWQAEIKYGTRGVYKGPSDNDLTLIRSTYHLVELPLSVHYFYDEKIKVETGFAPEILAGARFWDENGIIDPSIYPENRRFGLSVFAGIGYRLHDRIMTGLRYTNSAIPFRDPEEWNHPQYRGYYHNSISLSLAYSFAPQ, encoded by the coding sequence ATGGCTAGAACCGGCAGCCGGCATATGGGAAAGATCCTGTTGTTCTGTGTCATTTTTCTCCTTCCTGATTCAGCAAGGGCTCAGAAGTTGAATTTGGGTGTTTTTGGAGGTCTGACCGCTTCCCAGGTGCATGGAGACTTTTATAAGGGATTCAATAAACTGGGAATATGTGCCGGATTGTTTATGAATCGCCTTATTGAATATGAAATTTACTGGCAGGCCGAAATCAAGTATGGTACCCGGGGTGTTTATAAGGGTCCGTCCGATAACGATCTGACTCTTATCCGGAGCACTTATCATTTGGTGGAACTGCCGCTATCGGTTCACTATTTCTATGATGAAAAGATCAAGGTGGAGACAGGATTTGCGCCTGAGATCCTGGCAGGCGCGAGGTTTTGGGATGAGAATGGAATCATAGATCCCTCCATATATCCCGAAAACCGAAGATTTGGTTTGAGTGTTTTTGCGGGCATTGGATACCGGCTCCATGACAGGATCATGACCGGTCTCCGATACACGAATTCTGCTATTCCGTTTCGCGATCCCGAAGAATGGAACCATCCGCAATACAGGGGGTATTATCATAATTCCATATCCCTCTCCCTGGCTTATAGCTTTGCTCCACAGTAA
- a CDS encoding NAD-dependent deacylase — MKKLVVLSGAGISAESGLRTFREMGGLWEEHNVYDVASPGGWQRDRSMVLRFYNERRKQLLETLPNRGHFGLVELEQHYEVSIITQNVDDLHERAGSRSILHLHGELRKSRSTVDPTLIYDIEGWKLEEGDLCEKGSQLRPHVVWFGEAVPAFEEAVKIVSSADIFVIVGTSMNVYPAAGLIHYIRGEVPVYVIDPNEVDILSHPRIRVIPKGAGEGVQLLIKELKNG; from the coding sequence ATGAAGAAACTGGTGGTACTGAGCGGTGCCGGTATAAGCGCAGAGAGCGGACTGAGAACCTTTCGGGAAATGGGGGGCTTGTGGGAGGAACACAATGTATACGATGTGGCCAGTCCGGGTGGATGGCAACGTGACCGATCGATGGTTTTACGATTCTATAACGAGCGGAGAAAACAGCTGCTTGAAACACTACCTAACCGGGGACACTTCGGCCTGGTGGAGCTGGAACAGCATTATGAGGTTTCCATTATAACACAAAATGTAGATGACCTGCATGAAAGAGCCGGATCCAGATCCATCCTGCATCTTCACGGAGAACTGCGTAAGTCTCGCAGCACGGTGGACCCAACACTGATTTATGATATTGAGGGCTGGAAACTGGAAGAGGGAGATCTGTGTGAAAAGGGATCACAATTGCGCCCTCATGTAGTGTGGTTCGGAGAGGCGGTACCTGCTTTTGAAGAGGCGGTGAAAATCGTTTCGTCGGCAGATATTTTTGTGATTGTTGGGACTTCCATGAATGTTTACCCGGCAGCGGGATTGATCCACTATATTCGAGGGGAGGTCCCGGTATATGTAATTGATCCCAATGAAGTTGACATTTTGAGTCATCCCAGAATCAGGGTTATCCCCAAGGGCGCTGGAGAAGGAGTGCAGTTGCTGATAAAAGAGCTTAAGAATGGCTAG